One genomic window of Cheilinus undulatus linkage group 7, ASM1832078v1, whole genome shotgun sequence includes the following:
- the foxq1b gene encoding forkhead box protein Q1b, translating into MKLEVFSAHHYAQKPLELCMDAEGGVPSPLSGDELGSDGDCVANSPAPVTQSGDSSKGKPYTRRPKPPYSYIALIAMAIRESSSGRLTLAEINDYLMKKFPFFRGSYTGWRNSVRHNLSLNDCFLKVLRDPSRPWGKDNYWMLNPHSEYTFADGVFRRRRKRIAKRSSPKEHESPEDTRLPGPEERVGAKFSSSFAIDSILSTPFKRREDSHVDAHAPRLYWPPGAHMLPYALSYPAQHSYSMSEVEPGRDPLTYLQQTTPEAALHALKVPSKARAFRIDSLLS; encoded by the coding sequence ATGAAACTTGAAGTTTTCTCTGCGCACCATTACGCGCAGAAGCCGCTGGAGTTGTGCATGGACGCAGAGGGGGGAGTCCCGTCTCCTCTTTCCGGGGACGAGCTAGGCTCTGACGGGGACTGTGTGGCCAACAGCCCGGCACCAGTCACCCAGAGCGGGGACAGCAGCAAGGGGAAGCCGTACACCCGCAGACCCAAGCCCCCTTACTCCTACATCGCCCTCATCGCCATGGCCATCAGAGAGTCGAGCAGCGGCCGCCTCACTCTGGCAGAGATCAACGACTACCTGATGAAGAAGTTCCCGTTTTTCCGCGGCAGCTACACGGGCTGGAGGAACTCCGTGCGCCACAACCTGTCACTCAACGACTGCTTCCTCAAGGTGCTCCGGGACCCGTCCAGGCCCTGGGGGAAGGACAACTACTGGATGCTGAACCCGCACAGCGAGTACACCTTCGCTGACGGGGTgttcaggaggaggaggaagcgCATCGCCAAGAGGAGCTCCCCCAAGGAGCACGAGAGCCCCGAGGACACCCGCCTCCCCGGTCCGGAGGAGAGGGTGGGGGCCAAGTTCTCCAGCTCCTTCGCCATTGACAGCATCCTGAGCACACCCTTCAAACGGAGGGAGGACAGCCACGTTGACGCACACGCCCCCCGGCTCTACTGGCCCCCTGGAGCCCACATGTTGCCCTACGCTCTGAGTTACCCTGCGCAGCACTCGTACAGCATGTCAGAGGTGGAGCCCGGCAGAGACCCGCTCACATACCTGCAGCAGACGACACCTGAGGCCGCTCTGCACGCGCTCAAGGTGCCCAGCAAGGCGCGAGCGTTCCGTATAGACTCTCTGCTGTCGTGA